The following proteins are encoded in a genomic region of Populus trichocarpa isolate Nisqually-1 chromosome 13, P.trichocarpa_v4.1, whole genome shotgun sequence:
- the LOC7494446 gene encoding G-type lectin S-receptor-like serine/threonine-protein kinase At2g19130 isoform X3 — protein sequence MDVRNNPWIMFFVIFFCFPLNSHVSLGADTISANSSLSGDQTIVSARKVFELGFFHPGNSPNYYIGMWYYRDKVSEQTIVWVANRETPVSDRFSSELKVSGGNLFLFNESKIPIWSTNLSSSRSSSVEAVLGDDGNLVLRDGSNSVSPLWQSFDFPAHTWLPGAKVGLNKITGRNTLLISWKSKDDPSPGLFSLELDPNQSRYLIFRNRTKYYWDSGSWNGQIFSLVPEMRSNYIYNFSYVNDANESYFTYSLYNETLISRFVMAAGGQIQQLSWLEISQAWFLFWSQPKTQCEVYAYCGAFGSCNENSQPFCNCLRGFNPKKWEDWKSEVFSGGCERESNLQCGNSSVVNGKSDRFFSSNNMKLPANPQTVAARSAQECESTCLSNCTCTAYAYDGSLCSVWFGDLLDMQQLADDSNGNTIYIRLAASEFSSSKNDKGIVIGGVVGSVVIVSLFGLVLFVFLRRRKTVKTGKAVEGSLIAFAYRDLQNATKNFSEKLGGGGFGSVFKGVLPDTSVIAVKKLESIIQGEKQFRSEVSTIGTIQHVNLVRLRGFCSEGNKKLLVYDYMPNGSLDSHLFSEDSKKVLDWKTRYGIALGTARGLNYLHEKCRDCIIHCDIKPENILLDAQFFPKVADFGLAKLVGRDFSRVLTTMRGTRGYLAPEWISGVPITAKADVYSYGMMLFEVVSGRRNSEQSEDGKVKFFPSYAASQINQEHGEILSLLDHRLEGNADLEELTRICKIACWCIQDDEAHRPSTGQVVQVLEGVVNVNPPPVPRSLQVFVDNQESIIFFTESSSSQSSQAQSHTSTASSQTKSPTSNTSSKS from the coding sequence GTAACTCCCCAAACTACTATATAGGCATGTGGTACTATAGAGATAAAGTGTCTGAACAGACCATAGTTTGGGTAGCAAACAGAGAGACACCCGTTTCTGATAGATTTTCTTCAGAGTTAAAGGTTTCTGGTGgtaatttatttctctttaatGAGTCCAAGATCCCAATTTGGTCCACAAATTTGAGCTCTAGTAGGTCAAGTTCTGTGGAAGCAGTTCTTGGTGATGATGGAAATCTTGTTTTGAGAGATGGGTCTAATTCAGTGTCACCACTATGGCAGTCTTTTGATTTTCCAGCTCATACATGGCTGCCTGGTGCCAAGGTTGGATTGAACAAAATCACCGGAAGGAACACACTTCTCATTTCATGGAAAAGCAAAGATGATCCTTCACCAGGTCTTTTCTCTCTTGAGCTAGACCCAAATCAGAGTCGATATTTGATCTTTAGGAATAGGACTAAATACTATTGGGATAGTGGATCATGGAATGGACAGATTTTCAGCTTAGTTCCTGAAATGAGATCCAACTATATTTACAACTTTAGTTATGTTAACGATGCTAATGAGAGCTATTTCACCTATTCATTGTACAATGAAACACTCATATCTCGGTTTGTGATGGCGGCTGGAGGACAGATTCAGCAACTATCATGGTTGGAGATTAGCCAAGCATGGTTTTTGTTCTGGTCTCAACCAAAGACGCAATGTGAGGTTTATGCTTACTGCGGGGCTTTTGGAAGCTGTAATGAGAATTCACAGCCTTTCTGCAACTGCTTGAGAGGTTTCAACCCGAAAAAATGGGAGGACTGGAAGTCGGAGGTTTTTTCTGGTGGATGTGAGAGGGAATCAAATCTGCAGTGTGGGAATTCTAGTGTTGTTAATGGGAAGAGTGACAGATTTTTCTCGAGTAACAATATGAAGTTGCCTGCAAATCCACAGACAGTGGCAGCCAGGAGTGCACAGGAATGCGAATCCACTTGCTTGAGCAACTGCACTTGTACTGCCTATGCTTATGATGGCAGTCTGTGCTCAGTTTGGTTCGGCGATCTTTTGGATATGCAACAACTTGCAGATGACTCAAATGGAAACACTATCTATATCAGGCTTGCAGCATCTGAGTTTTCAAGTTCGAAGAATGATAAGGGGATAGTTATTGGTGGTGTTGTGGGCTCAGTGGTGATAGTGTCTCTCTTTGGCCTTGTTCTGTTTGTATTTTTGAGGAGGAGGAAAACAGTCAAAACGGGGAAAGCAGTAGAAGGTTCACTGATAGCTTTTGCGTACAGAGATCTACAGAATGCGACAAAGAATTTCTCAGAGAAATTGGGAGGAGGAGGTTTTGGTTCTGTTTTCAAAGGGGTGTTGCCTGATACGAGTGTCATAGCTGTGAAGAAGCTCGAAAGCATCATCCAAGGAGAGAAGCAATTCCGCTCAGAAGTGAGCACAATCGGGACAATCCAGCACGTCAATCTTGTTCGCCTTCGTGGGTTCTGCTCGGAGGGTAATAAGAAGCTGTTGGTCTATGACTACATGCCGAATGGTTCTCTTGATTCCCATCTTTTCTCGGAGGACTCAAAAAAGGTCTTAGACTGGAAAACTCGGTACGGTATTGCTTTGGGGACAGCTAGAGGATTAAATTATCTCCATGAGAAATGCAGGGATTGTATCATACACTGCGATATAAAGCCTGAGAACATCCTTTTAGATGCTCAGTTTTTCCCTAAAGTGGCAGATTTTGGCCTGGCGAAGCTTGTCGGCCGGGATTTTAGCAGGGTGCTAACAACCATGAGAGGGACAAGAGGTTATCTTGCACCAGAGTGGATTTCAGGTGTGCCTATAACTGCCAAAGCAGACGTTTACAGTTATGGAATGATGCTTTTTGAAGTTGTATCAGGAAGGAGAAACTCTGAGCAATCTGAAGATGGAAAAGTGAAGTTCTTCCCAAGTTATGCTGCAAGCCAAATCAATCAAGAGCATGGTGAAATCCTTAGCCTATTGGACCACAGGTTGGAGGGGAATGCTGATCTTGAAGAGCTAACAAGAATCTGTAAAATTGCTTGCTGGTGCATCCAAGATGATGAAGCCCACAGGCCATCAACGGGTCAGGTAGTTCAGGTCCTCGAAGGGGTTGTGAACGTGAACCCACCTCCGGTTCCAAGATCtctccaagtgtttgttgacaaCCAGGAGAGCATAATTTTCTTCACAGAGTCATCCTCTAGCCAAAGTTCACAGGCACAGAGCCACACCTCCACTGCTTCTTCTCAGACCAAGAGCCCCACGTCAAACACAAGTTCCAAGtcttaa